ACGCACGCCGCGCTACATGGCGCTGTCGCCCGATGAGCGCTTCATGTACGCCCTGAACGAAGACAGCGACAGCATCGTGATTCTGAGCGTCGACGCCGCGACGGGCGCGCTGGCGCCCACCGGGCAATCGACGGCCACCGGCAGCCCGGTGTGCATGGTGTTCTCTGCGTGAAGCGGGATGGCCTGGCGGCCGGCGTGTCAGGCGCGCAGTCCGGCGAAGAAGGCCTCGGCGTTTTCCTGCAGGCCTTCGATGTAGTAGCCGCCTTCCTGCACCACCAGCACGGGCACGCCGAAGCCGGCCACGGCGCGGCCGATGCGTTCGAAGCCGGCGCTGCTGACCGCGACCTTGGCCTGCGGGTCGCGCTCGAAGATGTCGAAACCCAGCGCCAGCACCAGCACATCGGGCTGGAACACCTGGATGGCATCGACGGCGATGGCGAGCTTGTCGAAGAACACCGATTCGGGCGAGCCGTGCGGCATGGGCAGGTTCAGGTTGTAGCCGAAGCCCGCGCCCGCGCCTTTTTCATTGTCGTAGCCGGCGACCACGGGGTAGAAGTTCTCCGGGTCGCCGTGGATCGACACGTAATAGACGTCGTCGCGCTCGTAGAAGATTTCCTGGATGCCTTGCCCGTGGTGCATGTCGGTGTCCAGCACCACCACGCGCCCGTATTTGCCGCGCAGGCGCTGCGCGGCGATGGCGCTGTTGTTCAGGTAGCAGAAGCCGCCCGCGGCATCGCGGCGGGCATGGTGGCCGGGCGGGCGGCACAGCGCATAGGCGTGCCGGTCGCCGGCCAGCAGGGCGTCGGCGCCGGCCACGGCCGATTGCGCCGACCAATAGGCTGAATGCCAGGTCGACGGGCCGACCGGGCAGCTGCCGTCGGCCAGGTAGCGCGCCGCCTTGGCCAGCACGCCGCGCAGGGCGTTGGGCTCGCGCACGAAGACGTTGGACACCACTTCGTCGCCCCAGTCTTCGGGCAGCTGCTTCCATTCGTGGTGGGCGGTTTTCAGGAACTGCAGGTAATCGAGCGCATGCACGGCCGTCAGCGGCGCCATGCCCGCATCGGGCGGCTGGCGCACGTCGAACCCCATGTGCTTCACCGCGCCGACCAGGGCGCTGGCGCGATCGGGCACCTCTTGGGGGGTGCGCATCTTGCCGCGCGAGAAATAGGTTTGCGGATGGTGCAGGGCCTGGTCGGGGTGGTAATAGGCTTTCATGGCGGTCCGTAAGGGGGCGTGAACCCGGGCGGCGCCCGGGGCGGCAAGCATCCGGGGCATTGTGCGCCAGATCGGGCCCGGCCCAAAGTACCAATTCGGCGCTGGCGGACCGTACCGCTTGCCCGCCTGTCCCGGCGCGGCCGCGCGGCCCGCGCCGCGTCAGCCGATGCCCAGGTGGCGCGCGAAGGTGGCCGGGTCGGTGTTGGTGCCGCACAGCAGCACGCCGACCCTTTTGCCGGCCAGGTCGGCTTTCAGTTCGCCGACCAGCGCGGCGGTGGCGGTGGCGCAGGCCGGCTCGGTGGCCAGCTTGAGCTGGTCGAACAGCAGGCGCATGGCGCCGCGCAACTCGTCGTCGGACACCTTGACCAGCCGGTCGACATGGCGGCGGCACAGCTCGTAGCTGTACTGCTCGGTGTGCGGCGCCATCAGGCTGTCGGCAATGCTTTGCATGGGGCCCATCTTGACGGGGGCCCCGGTTTCGAAGCTGCGGTGCATGGCGTCGGCGCCTTCCGGTTCCACGCCGATGACCTGGCATTGCGGCGCGAGCAGTTTTACGGCGGTACTGACGCCGGCCATCAGGCCGCCGCCGCCGATCGGCACGATCACGGCGTCGAGCGCGCCGGCCTGTTCCAGCCATTCGTGGCCCAGCGTGGCGGTGCCCAGCACCGTGCGGTAGCCATTGAACGGGTGCACGAAGAAGCGCCCTTCTTCGCTTTCGATGCGGTGCACGGTGTCGAAGGCGGCCTGGCCGTTCTCGGCCAGCACGACTTCGGCGCCGTACTGGCGGCACAGCGCCACGCGCGCCGGGCTGGCGGTCTTGATCATGACGACCTTGGCCGGAATGCCCAGGCGCATGGCGGCGTAGGCCACCGCGACGGCATGGTTGCCCGCCGACACGCAGGTAACGCCGGCCGCGCGCTGCGCATCGTCCAGCGCCAGCAGGTTCGAGAACGCGCCGCGCGCCTTGAACGTGCCGCTGGCCTGCAGCAGTTCGAACTTGAAGTTCACCGCCGTGCCCGGCACCGGTTCGAAGTCGGCCTTTTCGAGCACGGGCGTGGTGCGCACCCACTGCTGCAGCCGGGCGCGCAGATCGGCAATGGCGGACAGGTCGGGAAGCGTGGTGGTGTCTGGTTGGGTCATGAGAATTTCCTTACTTCAGGCCGAGCCGCCTGCGCACGGCAAACAGCGAGGCCAGGCTGACCACGGCCGCGAAAATCAGGTAGAAGCTGGGCGCCAGTTTGTTGCCGCTGGCCGAGATCAGCCAGACAATGATGAAGGGCGCGAAGCCGCCGAAGATGGTCACGGCAATGTTATAGGACAGCGACATGCCGGTGGTGCGCGACTGGG
This genomic window from Bordetella petrii contains:
- a CDS encoding histone deacetylase family protein: MKAYYHPDQALHHPQTYFSRGKMRTPQEVPDRASALVGAVKHMGFDVRQPPDAGMAPLTAVHALDYLQFLKTAHHEWKQLPEDWGDEVVSNVFVREPNALRGVLAKAARYLADGSCPVGPSTWHSAYWSAQSAVAGADALLAGDRHAYALCRPPGHHARRDAAGGFCYLNNSAIAAQRLRGKYGRVVVLDTDMHHGQGIQEIFYERDDVYYVSIHGDPENFYPVVAGYDNEKGAGAGFGYNLNLPMPHGSPESVFFDKLAIAVDAIQVFQPDVLVLALGFDIFERDPQAKVAVSSAGFERIGRAVAGFGVPVLVVQEGGYYIEGLQENAEAFFAGLRA
- a CDS encoding threonine/serine dehydratase, which produces MTQPDTTTLPDLSAIADLRARLQQWVRTTPVLEKADFEPVPGTAVNFKFELLQASGTFKARGAFSNLLALDDAQRAAGVTCVSAGNHAVAVAYAAMRLGIPAKVVMIKTASPARVALCRQYGAEVVLAENGQAAFDTVHRIESEEGRFFVHPFNGYRTVLGTATLGHEWLEQAGALDAVIVPIGGGGLMAGVSTAVKLLAPQCQVIGVEPEGADAMHRSFETGAPVKMGPMQSIADSLMAPHTEQYSYELCRRHVDRLVKVSDDELRGAMRLLFDQLKLATEPACATATAALVGELKADLAGKRVGVLLCGTNTDPATFARHLGIG